A window of the Euwallacea fornicatus isolate EFF26 chromosome 15, ASM4011564v1, whole genome shotgun sequence genome harbors these coding sequences:
- the Art3 gene encoding uncharacterized protein Art3, whose protein sequence is MAEAFPDSSPTCPKSDEEDSDGWDEMEVGGEQTTCLFCPLQFHTIAVALDHCRTAHNFDLLVLKNKYNMDCYSYIKMINYIRLQKPEPEMMLETNVALWDDDCYLKPGDMEPWLMYDFDDLGSAPSTPHYAIDGKTPISNLSFADLQRHIHDLNLQFKQKEMLIESYKKDMEKMRQVTRCLVDGGESAEKNTVFNSTVTESADYFNSYSHFDIHHQMLNDKVRTESYRDAILNNSQAFDGKVVLDVGCGTGILSMFCAKAGASTVIGVDQSEVVYKAMDIVRENSLQDKIQLVKGQLEKTSLPFEKVDIIVSEWMGYFLLFEGMLDSVIFARDKYLNAEGLLLPNRCNISLVGVCDRERYDSIINFWDEVYGFSMKCMKPEILLDAHVETVPEDKILTNSVVVSEIDISTCDSYVCNFKKTFTLTALKSGDLTAIAGYFDTFFDLPYKVEFSTGPQATKTHWQQTVFYLKDVRSLKEGESIKCSIECSRLRKNIRGLSVVLILDGTKYDYIID, encoded by the exons ATGGCAGAAG CCTTTCCAGACTCATCCCCAACATGCCCTAAGTCGGATGAGGAGGATTCAGACGGGTGGGACGAAATGGAGGTTGGAGGAGAGCAGACCACCTGCCTTTTTTGCCCCTTGCAATTTCACACTATAGCAGTGGCCTTAGATCACTGCCGCACAGCCCACAATTTTGATCTTCTAGTGCTAAAAAACAAGTACAACATGGACTGTTATTCatacataaaaatgataaactaTATCAGGCTGCAAAAACCTGAACCTGAGATGATGTTAGAGACGAATGTCGCCCTTTGGGATGATGATTGCTATTTAAAGCCAGGAGATATGGAGCCTTGGCTCATGTATG ATTTTGATGATTTGGGCAGTGCTCCATCAACCCCTCACTATGCAATAGATGGTAAAACTCCAATTAGCAATCTCAGCTTTGCAGACTTACAAAGGCATATTCATGATCTTAATTTGCAG TTTAAACAAAAGGAAATGTTAATAGAAAGCTATAAAAAAGATATGGAGAAAATGAGGCAGGTAACTAGGTGTTTGGTTGATGGTGGGGAATCTGCAGAAAAAAACACGGTTTTCAATTCAACAGTAACTGAAAGTGCTGATTATTTTAACtcatattcacactttgataTTCACCAtcaaatgttaaat gaTAAAGTTAGAACTGAAAGTTACAGGGAtgcaattttgaacaattcCCAAGCTTTTGATGGAAAAGTGGTTCTGGATGTGGGTTGTGGAACTGGGATTCTTTCAATGTTTTGTGCCAAAGCAGGTGCAAGTACTGTGATAGGTGTTGATCAATCTGAAGTAGTTTATAAAGCCATGGACATAGTTAG AGAAAATTCCTTGCAAGACAAAATCCAATTAGTAAAAGGACAACTGGAGAAAACTAGTTTGCCCTTTGAGAAAGTTGATATAATAGTGTCAGAGTGGATGGggtattttttactttttgaggGTATGTTGGATAGTGTGATTTTTGCAAGGGACAAGTATCTGAATGCTGAGGGGTTACTTTTGCCCAACAGGTGCAACATAAGTTTGGTGGGAGTTTGTGACAGAG AAAGATATGACAGCATCATTAACTTCTGGGACGAAGTTTACggtttttcaatgaaatgtaTGAAACCTGAAATTCTTCTAGATGCCCATGTGGAAACTGTCCCAGAAGACAAAATTCTCACCAACTCAGTAGTGGTATCAGAAATAGACATTTCAACTTGCGACAGCTATgtctgtaattttaaaaaaaccttcacTTTAACCGCCCTGAAAAGCGGAGATTTGACTGCCATCGCTGGCTATTTCGACACATTCTTTGATCTGCCCTATAAGGTGGAATTTTCAACAGGGCCGCAAGCAACTAAAACCCATTGGCAGCAAACTGTCTTTTATCTAAAAGACGTAAGGTCTCTGAAAGAGG gcGAGTCTATTAAGTGTTCAATTGAGTGTTCGAGACTCCGGAAGAATATTCGAGGGCTATCAGTGGTTTTGATCCTGGATGGGACCAAATACGATTATATAATTGATTAG
- the LOC136343627 gene encoding alpha-N-acetylgalactosaminidase isoform X2, with the protein MLQKWTSIGAVIAVLISGSVALENGLARTPPMGWLAWERFRCNTDCKNDPDNCISENLFRTMADLLVNEGYANVGYEYINVDDCWLEKERNQYGELVPDRTRFPRGMKALADYVHSKGLKFGIYEDFGNYTCAGYPGVIGNLQQDAETFASWDVDYVKLDGCYAHPSEMDRGYPEFGFYLNRTGRSMIYSCSWPVYQIYAGMAPNFTSIIQSCNMWRNFDDIQDSWASVESIVDYYGNNQDVIVPNAGPGHWNDPDMLIIGNFGLSYEQSKTQMALWAILAAPLLMSVDLRTIRPEYKAILQNKKIISVDQDPLGIQGRRIYKHKGIEIWSRPITPLYQNYFSYAIAFVNRRTDGTPSDVAVTLKELGLTSPTGYSVEDLYEDVDYGVLSPQTKIKVKVNPSGVVILRADVQSDYDRRVYYTTQRTPYNPLNQVFRIRNNDF; encoded by the exons ATGTTGCAAAAATGGACGAGCATCGGTGCTGTCATAGCTGTCCTCATTAGCGGGAGCGTCGCTTTGGAAAATGGGTTGGCGAGGACGCCACCCATGGGCTGGTTGGCGTGGGAGCGATTTAGGTGTAACACTGATTGCAAGAACGATCCTGACAACTGCATAAG TGAGAATCTCTTCAGGACAATGGCGGATCTCTTGGTGAACGAAGGTTATGCCAATGTGGGTTACGAATACATAAACGTCGACGACTGCTGGttggaaaaagaaagaaacCAATACGGCGAATTAGTACCTGATAGAACCAGATTCCCCAGAGGAATGAAAGCTTTAGCCGATTAT GTGCACTCCAAAGGCCTAAAATTCGGCATCTACGAGGATTTCGGGAATTACACCTGCGCAGGGTACCCGGGAGTAATCGGCAACCTCCAACAAGACGCCGAAACGTTCGCCTCCTGGGACGTGGACTATGTAAAACTGGACGGGTGCTACGCCCATCCCAGCGAAATGGACAGGGGGTACCCGGAGTTCGGGTTCTACTTGAACCGGACGGGAAGATCTATGATCTACAGCTGCAGCTGGCCGGTGTACCAGATTTACGCAG GGATGGCCCCGAATTTTACTTCGATTATTCAGAGCTGCAACATGTGGAGGAACTTCGACGACATCCAGGACTCTTGGGCCAGCGTCGAGAGTATCGTCGACTATTACGGGAATAATCAGGACGTCATAGTGCCAAATGCTGGACCGGGACACTGGAACGATCCAGATATG ttaattattggaaatttcggTCTGAGCTACGAGCAAAGCAAGACCCAAATGGCCCTTTGGGCTATATTAGCCGCCCCCTTACTCATGTCAGTTGATCTCCGAACTATCAGGCCTGAATACAAAGCCATATTGCAGAATAAGAAAATCATATCGGTGGATCAAGACCCGTTGGGGATCCAGGGGAGGAGAATCTATAAG CACAAAGGCATAGAGATATGGTCGAGACCCATCACCCCACTGTACCAAAACTATTTTTCCTATGCGATAGCTTTCGTGAATAGGAGGACCGATGGAACGCCCTCAGACGTTGCTGTGACGTTGAAAGAGTTAGGATTGACCTCGCCCACTGGATACTCTGTAGAG GATCTGTACGAGGACGTGGATTATGGAGTGCTTTCGCCACAAACCAAAATCAAGGTGAAGGTTAATCCCTCAG GTGTGGTGATATTGCGTGCAGATGTACAGTCCGATTACGACCGAAGAGTGTACTATACGACGCAAAGGACGCCGTACAACCCCCTCAACCAAGTATTTAGGATaagaaataatgatttttaa
- the LOC136343627 gene encoding alpha-N-acetylgalactosaminidase isoform X1: MLQKWTSIGAVIAVLISGSVALENGLARTPPMGWLAWERFRCNTDCKNDPDNCISENLFRTMADLLVNEGYANVGYEYINVDDCWLEKERNQYGELVPDRTRFPRGMKALADYVSRHVHQVHSKGLKFGIYEDFGNYTCAGYPGVIGNLQQDAETFASWDVDYVKLDGCYAHPSEMDRGYPEFGFYLNRTGRSMIYSCSWPVYQIYAGMAPNFTSIIQSCNMWRNFDDIQDSWASVESIVDYYGNNQDVIVPNAGPGHWNDPDMLIIGNFGLSYEQSKTQMALWAILAAPLLMSVDLRTIRPEYKAILQNKKIISVDQDPLGIQGRRIYKHKGIEIWSRPITPLYQNYFSYAIAFVNRRTDGTPSDVAVTLKELGLTSPTGYSVEDLYEDVDYGVLSPQTKIKVKVNPSGVVILRADVQSDYDRRVYYTTQRTPYNPLNQVFRIRNNDF, translated from the exons ATGTTGCAAAAATGGACGAGCATCGGTGCTGTCATAGCTGTCCTCATTAGCGGGAGCGTCGCTTTGGAAAATGGGTTGGCGAGGACGCCACCCATGGGCTGGTTGGCGTGGGAGCGATTTAGGTGTAACACTGATTGCAAGAACGATCCTGACAACTGCATAAG TGAGAATCTCTTCAGGACAATGGCGGATCTCTTGGTGAACGAAGGTTATGCCAATGTGGGTTACGAATACATAAACGTCGACGACTGCTGGttggaaaaagaaagaaacCAATACGGCGAATTAGTACCTGATAGAACCAGATTCCCCAGAGGAATGAAAGCTTTAGCCGATTATGTAAGTCG TCATGTCCATCAGGTGCACTCCAAAGGCCTAAAATTCGGCATCTACGAGGATTTCGGGAATTACACCTGCGCAGGGTACCCGGGAGTAATCGGCAACCTCCAACAAGACGCCGAAACGTTCGCCTCCTGGGACGTGGACTATGTAAAACTGGACGGGTGCTACGCCCATCCCAGCGAAATGGACAGGGGGTACCCGGAGTTCGGGTTCTACTTGAACCGGACGGGAAGATCTATGATCTACAGCTGCAGCTGGCCGGTGTACCAGATTTACGCAG GGATGGCCCCGAATTTTACTTCGATTATTCAGAGCTGCAACATGTGGAGGAACTTCGACGACATCCAGGACTCTTGGGCCAGCGTCGAGAGTATCGTCGACTATTACGGGAATAATCAGGACGTCATAGTGCCAAATGCTGGACCGGGACACTGGAACGATCCAGATATG ttaattattggaaatttcggTCTGAGCTACGAGCAAAGCAAGACCCAAATGGCCCTTTGGGCTATATTAGCCGCCCCCTTACTCATGTCAGTTGATCTCCGAACTATCAGGCCTGAATACAAAGCCATATTGCAGAATAAGAAAATCATATCGGTGGATCAAGACCCGTTGGGGATCCAGGGGAGGAGAATCTATAAG CACAAAGGCATAGAGATATGGTCGAGACCCATCACCCCACTGTACCAAAACTATTTTTCCTATGCGATAGCTTTCGTGAATAGGAGGACCGATGGAACGCCCTCAGACGTTGCTGTGACGTTGAAAGAGTTAGGATTGACCTCGCCCACTGGATACTCTGTAGAG GATCTGTACGAGGACGTGGATTATGGAGTGCTTTCGCCACAAACCAAAATCAAGGTGAAGGTTAATCCCTCAG GTGTGGTGATATTGCGTGCAGATGTACAGTCCGATTACGACCGAAGAGTGTACTATACGACGCAAAGGACGCCGTACAACCCCCTCAACCAAGTATTTAGGATaagaaataatgatttttaa
- the LOC136343627 gene encoding alpha-N-acetylgalactosaminidase isoform X3, with translation MADLLVNEGYANVGYEYINVDDCWLEKERNQYGELVPDRTRFPRGMKALADYVSRHVHQVHSKGLKFGIYEDFGNYTCAGYPGVIGNLQQDAETFASWDVDYVKLDGCYAHPSEMDRGYPEFGFYLNRTGRSMIYSCSWPVYQIYAGMAPNFTSIIQSCNMWRNFDDIQDSWASVESIVDYYGNNQDVIVPNAGPGHWNDPDMLIIGNFGLSYEQSKTQMALWAILAAPLLMSVDLRTIRPEYKAILQNKKIISVDQDPLGIQGRRIYKHKGIEIWSRPITPLYQNYFSYAIAFVNRRTDGTPSDVAVTLKELGLTSPTGYSVEDLYEDVDYGVLSPQTKIKVKVNPSGVVILRADVQSDYDRRVYYTTQRTPYNPLNQVFRIRNNDF, from the exons ATGGCGGATCTCTTGGTGAACGAAGGTTATGCCAATGTGGGTTACGAATACATAAACGTCGACGACTGCTGGttggaaaaagaaagaaacCAATACGGCGAATTAGTACCTGATAGAACCAGATTCCCCAGAGGAATGAAAGCTTTAGCCGATTATGTAAGTCG TCATGTCCATCAGGTGCACTCCAAAGGCCTAAAATTCGGCATCTACGAGGATTTCGGGAATTACACCTGCGCAGGGTACCCGGGAGTAATCGGCAACCTCCAACAAGACGCCGAAACGTTCGCCTCCTGGGACGTGGACTATGTAAAACTGGACGGGTGCTACGCCCATCCCAGCGAAATGGACAGGGGGTACCCGGAGTTCGGGTTCTACTTGAACCGGACGGGAAGATCTATGATCTACAGCTGCAGCTGGCCGGTGTACCAGATTTACGCAG GGATGGCCCCGAATTTTACTTCGATTATTCAGAGCTGCAACATGTGGAGGAACTTCGACGACATCCAGGACTCTTGGGCCAGCGTCGAGAGTATCGTCGACTATTACGGGAATAATCAGGACGTCATAGTGCCAAATGCTGGACCGGGACACTGGAACGATCCAGATATG ttaattattggaaatttcggTCTGAGCTACGAGCAAAGCAAGACCCAAATGGCCCTTTGGGCTATATTAGCCGCCCCCTTACTCATGTCAGTTGATCTCCGAACTATCAGGCCTGAATACAAAGCCATATTGCAGAATAAGAAAATCATATCGGTGGATCAAGACCCGTTGGGGATCCAGGGGAGGAGAATCTATAAG CACAAAGGCATAGAGATATGGTCGAGACCCATCACCCCACTGTACCAAAACTATTTTTCCTATGCGATAGCTTTCGTGAATAGGAGGACCGATGGAACGCCCTCAGACGTTGCTGTGACGTTGAAAGAGTTAGGATTGACCTCGCCCACTGGATACTCTGTAGAG GATCTGTACGAGGACGTGGATTATGGAGTGCTTTCGCCACAAACCAAAATCAAGGTGAAGGTTAATCCCTCAG GTGTGGTGATATTGCGTGCAGATGTACAGTCCGATTACGACCGAAGAGTGTACTATACGACGCAAAGGACGCCGTACAACCCCCTCAACCAAGTATTTAGGATaagaaataatgatttttaa